A single region of the Alosa alosa isolate M-15738 ecotype Scorff River chromosome 6, AALO_Geno_1.1, whole genome shotgun sequence genome encodes:
- the cacng1b gene encoding voltage-dependent calcium channel gamma-1 subunit isoform X1, whose amino-acid sequence MLEDKKTKVKITFFIILVGISSMFVAIVTDHWAVLSSRLERLNSTCDTAHLGLWRLCKKSIFIAEEDHQGTACGPLSLPGAENCSYFRHFTSKEEAEVFELNTQKEYNLSAAAIAIFSLAFILLGTMCLLGAFGKGRDYLLRPSGMFYAFAGLCIVISVEVMRQSVKRMINSELTIWMEYYYSWSFACACSAFILLFLSGISLLLVSMPHMPRNPWETCMDAEPDTID is encoded by the exons GAAGATCACATTCTTCATCATCCTCGTGGGGATCTCCTCCATGTTCGTCGCCATAGTGACGGACCACTGGGCGGTCCTGAGCTCCCGGCTGGAGCGGCTGAATTCCACCTGCGACACGGCCCACCTGGGGCTGTGGCGGCTCTGCAAGAAGTCCATCTTCATTGCCGAGGAGGACCACCAGGGCACCGCTTGTGGGCCCCTGAGCCTGCCTGGAG CAGAGAACTGCTCCTACTTCAGGCACTTCACATCAAAGGAGGAGGCGGAAGTGTTTGAGTTAAACACACAGAAAG AGTACAATCTCTCTGCTGCGGCAATCGCCATCTTCAGTCTGGCCTTCATCCTCCTGGGGACAATGTGCCTCCTGGGTGCCTTTGGGAAGGGCAGAGATTACCTGTTGAGGCCATCTGGCATGTTCTATGCCTTTGCAG GTCTCTGCATCGTCATCTCCGTGGAGGTGATGCGTCAGTCGGTCAAGAGGATGATCAACAGCGAACTGACCATCTGGATGGAGTATTACTACTCGTGGTCCTTTGCGTGCGCATGCTCagccttcatcctcctcttcctcagcggAATCAGCTTACTGCTGGTGTCCATGCCACATATGCCCCGTAACCCCTGGGAGACATGCATGGATGCCGAGCCTGACACCATAGACTAG
- the cacng1b gene encoding voltage-dependent calcium channel gamma-1 subunit isoform X2 — MLEDKKTKVKITFFIILVGISSMFVAIVTDHWAVLSSRLERLNSTCDTAHLGLWRLCKKSIFIAEEDHQGTACGPLSLPGENCSYFRHFTSKEEAEVFELNTQKEYNLSAAAIAIFSLAFILLGTMCLLGAFGKGRDYLLRPSGMFYAFAGLCIVISVEVMRQSVKRMINSELTIWMEYYYSWSFACACSAFILLFLSGISLLLVSMPHMPRNPWETCMDAEPDTID, encoded by the exons GAAGATCACATTCTTCATCATCCTCGTGGGGATCTCCTCCATGTTCGTCGCCATAGTGACGGACCACTGGGCGGTCCTGAGCTCCCGGCTGGAGCGGCTGAATTCCACCTGCGACACGGCCCACCTGGGGCTGTGGCGGCTCTGCAAGAAGTCCATCTTCATTGCCGAGGAGGACCACCAGGGCACCGCTTGTGGGCCCCTGAGCCTGCCTGGAG AGAACTGCTCCTACTTCAGGCACTTCACATCAAAGGAGGAGGCGGAAGTGTTTGAGTTAAACACACAGAAAG AGTACAATCTCTCTGCTGCGGCAATCGCCATCTTCAGTCTGGCCTTCATCCTCCTGGGGACAATGTGCCTCCTGGGTGCCTTTGGGAAGGGCAGAGATTACCTGTTGAGGCCATCTGGCATGTTCTATGCCTTTGCAG GTCTCTGCATCGTCATCTCCGTGGAGGTGATGCGTCAGTCGGTCAAGAGGATGATCAACAGCGAACTGACCATCTGGATGGAGTATTACTACTCGTGGTCCTTTGCGTGCGCATGCTCagccttcatcctcctcttcctcagcggAATCAGCTTACTGCTGGTGTCCATGCCACATATGCCCCGTAACCCCTGGGAGACATGCATGGATGCCGAGCCTGACACCATAGACTAG